In Candidatus Desulfofervidus auxilii, one genomic interval encodes:
- a CDS encoding ExbD/TolR family protein: MIEFKKKTLKLEFNLTPLIDMVFLLLIFFLLTANFLREEGIGVRLPYAKTATPIQKTEGLTVYLTAKGETFLGKKQVSLEQVYQIFCHKIKETNYLMVTIKADKATPIEWVVRVIDRARLAGVRKIFIVTDRKLKSKTIRKH; the protein is encoded by the coding sequence ATGATTGAATTTAAAAAGAAAACTCTTAAACTAGAGTTTAACCTTACCCCTCTCATTGATATGGTATTTCTTTTACTTATTTTTTTCTTACTTACCGCCAATTTTTTGAGGGAGGAAGGTATTGGTGTCCGTTTACCTTACGCTAAAACTGCTACCCCGATACAGAAGACAGAAGGATTAACTGTTTACCTCACTGCCAAGGGCGAAACATTTTTAGGGAAAAAACAGGTGAGCCTAGAACAAGTTTATCAAATTTTTTGTCATAAGATAAAAGAGACAAATTATTTAATGGTGACTATTAAGGCAGATAAGGCTACCCCTATAGAATGGGTAGTAAGGGTAATAGATAGGGCACGTTTGGCTGGGGTGAGGAAGATTTTTATTGTCACAGATAGAAAATTAAAATCAAAGACAATAAGGAAGCATTGA
- a CDS encoding MotA/TolQ/ExbB proton channel family protein: MWELFVKGGVLMYPILLCSVIALGIVIEKFVQYFQVRKSGSISALLKFKKLVAHGDVKIAKEQALHSSHYLIRELGYCLTNTPSRLTMEKILFQSGQKELKKLESYLPTLATIANISPLLGLLGTVTGMIKAFMVVEKMGNKVNAGFLAGGIWEAMITTAFGLTVAIPTLMFYSYFTNWVNNYMAELEDCLNSILNLLEKQGFFQND; this comes from the coding sequence ATGTGGGAGTTATTTGTAAAAGGTGGGGTCTTAATGTATCCTATCTTATTGTGTTCTGTTATTGCCCTAGGTATTGTTATTGAGAAATTTGTTCAGTATTTCCAGGTTAGAAAGTCTGGTTCTATCTCTGCTCTTTTAAAATTTAAAAAACTAGTTGCTCATGGAGATGTAAAAATAGCTAAAGAACAAGCCTTGCATTCTTCCCATTACTTGATTAGAGAACTTGGTTACTGTTTAACAAATACACCCAGTAGATTAACTATGGAAAAAATCCTATTTCAATCGGGTCAGAAAGAGCTGAAGAAATTAGAAAGCTATTTGCCCACTTTGGCCACCATTGCTAACATTTCTCCTCTTTTAGGATTGCTAGGAACGGTTACGGGCATGATTAAGGCATTTATGGTAGTGGAAAAAATGGGCAACAAGGTCAATGCTGGATTTTTGGCTGGCGGTATTTGGGAAGCTATGATAACTACTGCTTTTGGTCTTACGGTAGCCATTCCCACGCTTATGTTTTATAGTTATTTTACTAACTGGGTCAATAATTATATGGCTGAACTAGAAGACTGTCTAAATAGTATCTTAAATCTTTTAGAAAAACAGGGATTTTTCCAGAATGATTGA
- a CDS encoding Slp family lipoprotein: protein MGKVNKFIWIFVIFLLFSCGAPIVPPELKKEIMPNITISQVQKKPQLFKGKTVMWGGEILKSINKKEGTLFEVLALPLDRRGRPKQVDKSEGRFLILYKDYLDVAIYAPGRKITVIGEIKGIKKLPLGEIQYTYPFLEAKKIHLWELRPERVDIYHYWFTYPNYPLWYGPPYWYWP from the coding sequence GTGGGAAAGGTAAATAAATTTATCTGGATTTTTGTTATTTTTCTTCTATTTTCATGTGGTGCTCCTATAGTTCCACCAGAATTAAAAAAAGAGATAATGCCAAATATCACTATTTCACAGGTGCAAAAAAAACCCCAGTTATTTAAAGGGAAGACTGTTATGTGGGGTGGAGAAATCTTAAAAAGTATAAATAAAAAAGAAGGCACACTTTTTGAAGTGCTTGCCCTTCCCCTAGATAGAAGAGGGAGACCGAAACAGGTAGACAAATCAGAGGGGAGATTTCTCATATTGTATAAAGATTATTTAGATGTGGCCATTTATGCTCCAGGGAGAAAAATTACCGTAATTGGAGAAATAAAAGGGATAAAAAAACTTCCCCTGGGGGAGATTCAATATACTTACCCCTTTCTAGAAGCAAAGAAAATTCATCTTTGGGAATTACGCCCAGAGAGGGTTGATATTTATCATTATTGGTTTACTTATCCTAACTATCCTTTATGGTATGGACCACCATATTGGTATTGGCCATAA
- a CDS encoding WbqC family protein, whose product MLNIACHQPSFMPWPGFFYKAANTDVLVLLDHVQFPLGASWINRNRLKNAGGFFWVTVPVWKKNRGKQPINKVEICNEKNWQKKHYQSLFHAYTHAPYFKEHIGFFEKVYQKKWYRLLDLNLVILNYFLNVIGIDKKPILSSSLNVNNKGTALIIEICEKLNANCYVTLSTSKSYIDTEAFRNKGIIVKFLHFKPPVYPQLWGEFLPNLSMVDLLLNCGPKALEIIKNKRSQK is encoded by the coding sequence GTGCTAAATATTGCCTGCCATCAACCAAGTTTTATGCCTTGGCCTGGATTTTTTTATAAGGCTGCAAACACAGATGTTTTGGTGCTTTTGGACCATGTGCAATTTCCTTTAGGCGCTTCGTGGATAAATAGAAATCGGTTGAAAAATGCAGGAGGATTTTTCTGGGTTACTGTGCCTGTTTGGAAAAAAAATAGAGGAAAACAGCCTATAAATAAAGTAGAAATATGTAATGAAAAGAATTGGCAGAAAAAACATTATCAAAGCCTTTTTCATGCTTATACACATGCTCCTTACTTTAAAGAACACATTGGTTTCTTTGAAAAGGTATATCAGAAAAAATGGTATAGACTTTTGGATTTAAACCTGGTAATTCTTAATTATTTTTTGAATGTTATAGGCATTGATAAGAAACCTATTTTGAGTTCCTCATTAAATGTGAATAATAAAGGAACAGCCCTTATTATTGAAATTTGTGAGAAGTTAAATGCTAATTGCTATGTAACTCTTTCTACCAGTAAAAGCTACATTGATACAGAGGCTTTCAGGAATAAGGGTATTATTGTAAAATTTCTTCATTTTAAACCCCCTGTTTATCCCCAATTATGGGGAGAGTTTCTGCCAAATCTTTCTATGGTAGATTTATTATTAAATTGTGGTCCTAAGGCTTTAGAAATTATAAAAAATAAAAGGAGTCAAAAATGA